A genome region from Oceanococcus sp. HetDA_MAG_MS8 includes the following:
- a CDS encoding DNA polymerase III subunit beta, giving the protein MKFSCERDDLIAPLQTINAVIERRQTMAVLSNVLAQSNGDQLTLTGTDLELEVVTQIPISGEADGTITIPARKFGDICRSLPEGARIDCSLDGQRLLIKSGKSRFVLSCLSADDFPHTDALENATQIELPAPKLKQALARTHFAMAVADVRFYLNGMLWEVGPDGIRCVATDAHRLSSHTLEMELPNVSATQQLIIPRKAIQELMRLLQEAGDADISLAFNERSLQAHIGATRFTTKLLEGRYPDYERVIPGACDHWITGDSQGFKTSLQRVSILSNEKYRGVRLKLNKDLMTIQSHNPEHEEAEEELSIDYVGEDMAIGFNVSYLLDALGAVDNEHFSLGLSGPDASGVIKVPGQEESVFVIMPMRL; this is encoded by the coding sequence ATGAAATTTAGCTGCGAACGCGATGACCTGATCGCGCCATTACAAACAATTAACGCAGTCATTGAACGACGTCAGACTATGGCGGTGCTGTCGAATGTCTTAGCGCAGAGCAATGGGGACCAACTCACACTCACGGGGACCGATTTAGAGCTAGAAGTCGTCACGCAGATTCCCATCAGTGGAGAAGCAGATGGCACGATCACAATCCCAGCTCGTAAATTTGGTGACATCTGCCGTAGCTTGCCGGAAGGCGCGCGCATTGACTGCAGTTTGGATGGGCAACGATTGCTCATCAAAAGCGGGAAAAGCCGGTTTGTATTGAGCTGCTTATCTGCAGATGATTTTCCCCATACAGATGCGCTTGAGAACGCTACGCAAATTGAACTGCCAGCACCAAAACTTAAGCAAGCCTTGGCACGGACTCACTTTGCAATGGCTGTCGCTGATGTTCGGTTTTATTTAAACGGCATGTTGTGGGAAGTAGGTCCGGACGGCATTCGCTGCGTAGCAACCGACGCTCATCGACTGTCGTCACATACGCTTGAGATGGAGCTTCCCAACGTCAGTGCTACCCAGCAGCTCATCATTCCTCGTAAAGCCATCCAGGAGTTGATGCGGTTGTTACAAGAAGCTGGTGATGCAGATATCAGTTTGGCCTTTAATGAGCGCAGCCTCCAAGCGCATATTGGCGCCACACGCTTTACGACAAAGCTGCTCGAAGGCCGTTACCCGGATTATGAAAGGGTCATACCGGGTGCGTGTGATCATTGGATCACCGGCGACTCCCAAGGCTTCAAGACATCGCTGCAACGTGTGTCCATTTTGTCCAATGAAAAATATCGAGGCGTGCGACTGAAGCTCAACAAGGACCTCATGACCATTCAAAGTCATAACCCCGAGCACGAGGAAGCTGAAGAAGAGTTGTCTATCGACTACGTGGGAGAAGACATGGCTATTGGTTTCAACGTGTCTTACCTACTCGATGCTTTGGGCGCCGTGGACAACGAACATTTCAGCTTGGGACTCAGCGGGCCTGACGCAAGTGGTGTCATTAAGGTGCCTGGTCAAGAAGAGTCGGTGTTCGTCATCATGCCCATGCGGCTCTAA
- the recF gene encoding DNA replication and repair protein RecF (All proteins in this family for which functions are known are DNA-binding proteins that assist the filamentation of RecA onto DNA for the initiation of recombination or recombinational repair.), producing MEFVDLTLEHFRCFTQLRIEFAPGLNLLHGDNASGKTSLLEALYWLTHKRSFRSRRHAQLIQHEHDSALAIAKVRVAQDAALPLAAKLTRDGATFRYRQVEPQRSFLQRRFPCVLIEPQRSMDFLRESEQRRRWLDRLVFHVEHPFLAAWQNYQRVLAQRNAAIRQQGQNPEIWNEGLVQCADLVHQYRQRQWDAVAPRIHSLLASLAGDRLPHLELSFRPGWDVKQGLSNHLAALRDSERRMGYTLAGPHRADIVVRDKRGMAKDWLSRGQTKLLALCFQLALITSLSEAGVEPVLLWDDWASELSSESMQAALGVVAQSTRQAILSSPGCDWPEGAEKPQVMFHVKH from the coding sequence GTGGAATTTGTTGACCTCACACTGGAGCATTTCCGCTGTTTCACGCAGCTGAGAATTGAGTTCGCGCCAGGCCTTAACTTGCTCCATGGAGATAACGCCAGTGGAAAGACCTCCTTGCTCGAGGCTTTGTACTGGCTGACTCACAAACGGAGTTTCCGCAGTCGCCGTCATGCTCAACTCATTCAACATGAGCACGATTCGGCGTTAGCCATCGCAAAGGTTCGGGTTGCTCAAGACGCTGCCTTGCCGTTAGCAGCAAAGCTGACTCGGGATGGCGCTACTTTCCGTTACCGACAGGTCGAGCCACAGCGCTCGTTTTTGCAGCGGCGTTTTCCGTGTGTCCTGATTGAGCCTCAGCGCAGCATGGACTTTCTGCGGGAGTCCGAACAGCGCCGGCGTTGGCTCGACCGATTAGTGTTCCACGTGGAACATCCATTCCTTGCTGCCTGGCAGAACTACCAGCGCGTTCTAGCTCAGCGGAACGCGGCCATTCGACAACAAGGTCAAAACCCTGAGATTTGGAATGAAGGCTTGGTTCAGTGCGCCGACCTCGTCCATCAGTATCGGCAACGACAGTGGGATGCTGTTGCCCCCCGTATTCATTCCTTGTTGGCCTCGCTCGCAGGTGATCGACTTCCTCACCTGGAATTGAGTTTCCGCCCGGGCTGGGATGTCAAACAGGGCCTGAGTAATCACTTGGCTGCTCTGCGCGACTCGGAGCGGCGTATGGGATATACCCTGGCTGGCCCTCATCGTGCTGACATTGTCGTTCGCGACAAGCGAGGGATGGCAAAAGACTGGTTATCTCGAGGACAAACTAAACTTTTGGCGCTGTGCTTTCAATTAGCGCTCATCACTTCGTTGTCAGAGGCTGGCGTAGAGCCAGTTCTGTTGTGGGATGACTGGGCGTCCGAGTTGTCGTCGGAATCCATGCAGGCGGCTTTGGGCGTCGTCGCCCAGAGCACACGCCAAGCCATCCTGAGCTCGCCCGGCTGCGATTGGCCTGAGGGGGCGGAGAAGCCTCAGGTGATGTTCCACGTGAAACATTAA
- the lysA gene encoding diaminopimelate decarboxylase gives MDHFSYRNGVLHAEEVSFEDIAKQFGTPCFVYARATLERHYKAFDQALAGLEHRVCYAVKANSNLAVLDVLARLGSSFDIVSGGELARLQALDIPGDRVVFSGVGKSAAEIEAALRYGVHALNVESTAELDRIASIASKLDCVAPIALRVNPDVDAKTHPYIATGLKENKFGISMDAALATYQKAQAHPALRVVGLDCHIGSQLTDLAPYTEALDRLLQLVDALEEQGIRLEHLDLGGGLGIRYRDETPPDPAAWGDVLRQRLQGRNLAVYIEPGRAIAGHAGMLLTRVEYLKPTAHKNFAVVDAAMTELMRPTLYQAWHDILPVRPREEAAQVWDVVGPVCETGDWLGKERELSLAEGDLLAVRSAGAYAAAMNSHYNTRPHVAEVLVDGTQLHLARAAETVESIFQLERRLPV, from the coding sequence ATGGATCACTTCTCCTACCGCAACGGTGTATTACATGCCGAAGAGGTGTCTTTTGAAGACATCGCCAAGCAGTTTGGAACGCCCTGCTTTGTCTACGCTCGGGCTACATTGGAACGGCATTACAAAGCCTTCGATCAGGCGCTGGCAGGCCTTGAGCATCGGGTTTGCTATGCCGTCAAAGCCAATTCAAACCTGGCCGTACTCGACGTTTTAGCGCGGCTGGGCTCTAGTTTTGACATCGTCTCCGGGGGCGAATTAGCGCGTCTGCAAGCCCTGGATATTCCCGGCGACCGAGTCGTGTTTTCCGGCGTCGGGAAAAGTGCGGCAGAAATTGAAGCCGCCCTTCGCTACGGCGTCCATGCCTTGAATGTGGAGTCCACAGCCGAGCTAGACCGCATTGCATCGATTGCCAGCAAACTCGATTGCGTAGCGCCTATTGCCCTGCGCGTGAACCCAGATGTCGACGCCAAAACGCATCCTTACATTGCCACCGGGCTCAAGGAGAATAAGTTCGGCATCAGTATGGATGCGGCGCTTGCCACCTACCAAAAAGCCCAGGCACACCCGGCCTTACGCGTGGTTGGTTTGGATTGCCATATTGGTTCTCAACTCACCGATTTAGCGCCATATACCGAAGCGCTAGACCGGCTACTGCAGTTGGTTGATGCCCTGGAGGAGCAGGGTATTCGCTTGGAACACTTGGATTTAGGCGGCGGCCTGGGGATTCGCTATCGCGACGAAACTCCGCCTGATCCTGCGGCTTGGGGTGATGTGCTGCGCCAACGTTTGCAAGGTCGTAATTTGGCGGTGTATATCGAACCAGGCCGGGCCATTGCTGGGCATGCCGGTATGTTGCTCACGCGAGTGGAGTACCTCAAACCCACAGCGCATAAGAATTTCGCCGTGGTGGATGCCGCAATGACGGAGCTGATGCGCCCCACGTTGTATCAGGCCTGGCATGACATTTTGCCAGTGCGCCCGCGTGAGGAGGCCGCTCAAGTGTGGGATGTCGTAGGCCCTGTGTGCGAAACCGGTGATTGGCTGGGCAAAGAGCGGGAATTGTCCCTGGCCGAAGGAGATTTATTAGCGGTGCGTTCCGCTGGGGCTTATGCAGCGGCGATGAACTCGCATTACAACACCCGTCCACATGTGGCTGAGGTATTGGTGGATGGCACGCAGCTGCATTTAGCACGAGCCGCAGAAACGGTGGAGTCTATCTTCCAACTGGAGCGGCGGTTACCTGTATGA
- the polA gene encoding DNA polymerase I, with amino-acid sequence MSTRIIIDGSGWLYRAFHALPELTNPQGEPSQAVFGFGNMLRKLLRNFGDEPIVVVFDAPGSTFRHELYAEYKAQRPPVPPDLRSQFDPIVELVGVFGLPMVQMNDVEADDVIASLARQTADPVRIVSSDKDLAQLVDERVVLWDVFKNKTLGPAEVEEKFGVPPKLVDQWLALVGDSSDNVPGLKGVGPKTAAKWLMQFGGLQELLAQADSVKGKAGETLRANLEQVELALSLTTLKSDLELSQSWEDLPRRSCDEQALTNFATRWGFNSWLEGSAPQAKPAPPSDAASAAAIEPSTEGLNITSICVQSPDDLEQMCAELRQATLLAVDTETSSLDPLQADLVGLSFAASADKAWYVPVGHNTEQAQLGLDAVRDALATLLGDDGPAHVLQNGKFDAPILQRHDLSLARPWEDTQLLSYVFEAHERHDMDSLAQRWLGHDTIHYEDVAGKGRKQLNFRDVPLDAATEYAAEDAAVTWALHQRLSQAIEQDPQLASIYNDIEKPLAPILAAMEGRGIALDLEALGAADADFSAEIETEEKRCHEIAEGSFNLGSPAQLGQILFDKLGLPVLRKTPKGAPSTAEDVLEELAAEHELPRRILRWRMLSKLRSTYTRALAKAVNPTTQRVHCRFQQAVASTGRLSCADPNLQNIPIRRPEGLRIRECFVAREGWSLLALDYSQIELRLMAHFSEDPLLCAAFADQVDIHRRTAAQVWDLEEDQVSSDQRRAAKAINFGLIYGISAFGLARNLGVDRSEADQIMRRFFGAFPGVKDYMDRVREQAKKDGEVRTLYGRRLILPEIRARNAARRQGAERVAINAPLQGTAADIIKRAMISIDRQLHDESDIVMLLQVHDELVFEVRQGHEEHWAQILQQEMESAAELRVPLEVEWGYGRSWAQAHG; translated from the coding sequence ATGAGCACCCGCATCATCATTGATGGCTCCGGCTGGTTATATAGAGCCTTCCACGCATTACCTGAGCTCACCAACCCGCAAGGCGAACCCAGCCAAGCCGTGTTTGGCTTCGGCAACATGCTGCGGAAGTTGCTGCGTAACTTCGGCGACGAGCCCATTGTTGTTGTATTCGATGCTCCAGGCAGCACCTTCAGACACGAGCTGTATGCCGAGTACAAAGCGCAGCGGCCACCCGTTCCACCTGATTTGCGCTCTCAATTTGATCCTATTGTGGAATTGGTGGGCGTTTTTGGCCTGCCTATGGTGCAGATGAATGACGTGGAAGCCGACGACGTCATTGCCAGTCTGGCTCGGCAAACCGCCGACCCCGTCAGAATCGTGAGTTCGGACAAAGACCTGGCGCAGCTGGTGGATGAGCGGGTGGTGCTGTGGGATGTGTTCAAGAATAAAACGCTAGGCCCGGCGGAAGTCGAAGAGAAGTTTGGTGTACCGCCCAAACTGGTGGACCAATGGTTAGCTTTGGTGGGTGACAGCAGCGATAACGTGCCTGGCCTCAAGGGTGTGGGCCCCAAAACGGCAGCCAAGTGGCTCATGCAATTTGGTGGGCTACAGGAGTTGTTAGCGCAAGCCGACTCGGTCAAAGGCAAGGCCGGCGAGACCCTACGCGCAAACTTGGAACAAGTGGAATTGGCGCTGAGCCTCACCACCCTCAAATCCGATTTAGAGCTCAGCCAAAGCTGGGAGGACCTGCCCCGCCGGTCCTGCGACGAGCAAGCTTTAACCAACTTTGCCACACGCTGGGGCTTCAACAGCTGGTTGGAGGGGTCGGCTCCCCAGGCCAAGCCTGCACCCCCTTCAGATGCTGCTTCTGCAGCAGCAATAGAGCCCTCCACTGAGGGTCTGAATATCACCAGCATATGTGTGCAAAGCCCAGACGATCTGGAGCAGATGTGCGCAGAGCTGCGCCAAGCAACGCTGCTCGCGGTGGATACCGAAACCTCCAGTCTGGATCCCCTGCAAGCCGATTTGGTGGGGCTATCCTTTGCGGCCAGCGCAGACAAGGCCTGGTATGTTCCCGTAGGACACAACACCGAGCAGGCGCAGCTGGGTTTAGACGCCGTTCGCGATGCTTTGGCCACGCTACTCGGAGATGATGGTCCCGCGCATGTGCTGCAAAACGGCAAATTTGATGCGCCCATTTTGCAGCGCCATGACCTGAGCTTGGCACGTCCCTGGGAAGATACCCAGCTTCTGTCTTATGTCTTCGAGGCGCATGAGCGTCATGACATGGATAGCTTGGCGCAGCGCTGGCTGGGGCACGACACCATCCATTACGAAGATGTCGCCGGCAAGGGCCGCAAACAACTTAACTTCCGGGATGTGCCACTGGATGCCGCGACGGAATACGCCGCCGAGGATGCAGCCGTCACCTGGGCCCTGCATCAGCGTTTGAGCCAAGCGATTGAACAGGACCCGCAGCTGGCCTCCATCTACAACGATATAGAGAAGCCTCTGGCGCCAATTTTGGCGGCCATGGAGGGTCGGGGTATCGCCTTAGATTTGGAAGCCCTAGGCGCCGCAGACGCCGACTTCAGCGCCGAGATTGAAACTGAAGAAAAGCGCTGCCATGAAATTGCCGAAGGAAGCTTTAATCTGGGCAGTCCGGCTCAGCTCGGCCAGATTCTGTTCGACAAGCTCGGGCTTCCAGTGCTGCGTAAAACGCCCAAGGGCGCACCAAGTACCGCAGAGGATGTACTCGAAGAGCTTGCCGCCGAGCATGAATTGCCACGCAGAATTCTGCGTTGGCGCATGTTGTCTAAGCTGCGCAGCACCTACACCCGTGCTTTGGCCAAAGCGGTAAACCCCACAACACAGCGTGTGCATTGCCGCTTTCAACAGGCCGTTGCCAGCACGGGGCGCCTGTCCTGCGCCGATCCAAATTTGCAGAACATTCCCATCCGTCGGCCCGAAGGGCTACGCATTCGCGAGTGTTTTGTAGCGCGTGAGGGCTGGTCTTTATTGGCCCTGGATTATTCTCAGATCGAACTGCGGCTCATGGCCCACTTCTCTGAAGATCCGCTGCTCTGCGCCGCCTTTGCCGATCAAGTGGATATTCACAGGCGCACGGCTGCGCAGGTCTGGGACTTAGAAGAAGACCAAGTCAGCAGCGACCAGCGCCGCGCAGCCAAGGCCATCAACTTTGGGCTGATTTACGGTATTTCAGCGTTCGGGTTGGCACGCAACTTAGGCGTGGACCGCAGCGAAGCCGACCAAATTATGCGCCGGTTCTTTGGAGCCTTCCCTGGTGTCAAAGACTATATGGACCGGGTTCGCGAACAAGCCAAGAAAGATGGCGAAGTACGCACTTTATACGGGCGTCGGTTAATCCTTCCGGAGATTCGAGCCCGGAATGCCGCCCGTCGTCAGGGGGCCGAACGCGTAGCCATCAATGCTCCGCTACAAGGAACCGCAGCCGACATCATCAAACGCGCCATGATTAGCATTGATCGGCAGCTGCATGATGAAAGCGATATCGTGATGCTGCTGCAAGTACACGATGAATTGGTCTTTGAGGTCCGCCAGGGCCATGAAGAGCATTGGGCGCAGATCCTGCAACAAGAGATGGAAAGCGCCGCCGAGCTGCGCGTACCCCTGGAAGTGGAATGGGGATATGGGCGTAGTTGGGCCCAGGCGCACGGCTAA
- the gyrB gene encoding DNA topoisomerase (ATP-hydrolyzing) subunit B yields the protein MSNPSEASEKAYDSSNIQVLEGLEAVRKRPGMYIGNTADGSGLHHMVFEVVDNSIDEALAGHCSGVEVTLNADGSVTVSDDGRGIPVDIHPKEGIPAAELIMTTLHAGGKFDGNSYKVSGGLHGVGVSVVNALSAELRLDVHRDGGHFRQEYRDGVPSTPLTRIADSERRGTSVTFLPSVNVFGRIDFSYDILARRLRELSFLNSGVTITLIDEANNKKDVMRYEGGIRAFVEHINRARNPLHPTICYFTETREDSTVEVALQWSDSSHEGVQCFTNNIPQRDGGTHLMGFRAALTRVMNQYLTSLGLTKKEKINPTGDDSREGLTAIVSVKIPDPQFSSQTKEKLVTDSVRSLVESVAYDRIKQYLEENPRDARVVADKIVVAARAREAARKARELAQRKGALDIAGLPGKLADCRERDPAKSELFIVEGDSAGGSAKQGRDRHFQAILPLKGKPLNVEKAQFERILKSEEIATLITALGCGIGPDQFDPDKLRYHRIIIMTDADVDGAHIRTLLLTLLYRQMGELIERGHVYIAQPPLYRVKIGKSERYVKDDQELEDFLLELTGQNFRIEHSAEGTITGNALIDWLRAYKRSEGLIQRMGRRYDEDVARALRGLPMLNEPDFVNSDVVHAWAEQLRQVMASLPEAGVQYEVQAHPAASGQPLEIVTTRMAHGSEYTVIWPQEFFESAEYSRLVTTGQSLDALWQDDSVIIRGERRIEAGNAIEACLLLDKEARRGLTVQRYKGLGEMNPGQLWETTLDPESRRLMQVRIEDAEGAQDIFTTLMGDEVEPRRDFIVENALHAVNVDI from the coding sequence ATGAGCAATCCCTCAGAGGCCTCCGAGAAGGCATACGACTCCAGTAACATCCAAGTGCTGGAAGGGTTGGAAGCTGTGCGTAAGCGACCTGGTATGTATATCGGGAATACCGCGGACGGCTCCGGACTCCACCACATGGTGTTTGAGGTGGTGGATAACTCCATCGATGAAGCCCTTGCCGGACATTGCTCAGGAGTTGAAGTCACCCTGAACGCAGACGGAAGCGTCACCGTCTCGGACGATGGTCGTGGAATTCCCGTGGACATCCACCCTAAAGAAGGAATTCCGGCCGCTGAGCTCATCATGACCACACTGCACGCGGGTGGAAAATTTGATGGCAACTCCTACAAGGTGTCTGGCGGCTTGCACGGTGTTGGCGTATCGGTTGTGAACGCCTTGTCGGCAGAGCTGCGCTTGGACGTGCACCGTGATGGTGGACACTTCCGCCAGGAATATCGGGACGGTGTCCCTTCTACGCCACTCACCCGTATTGCTGATTCGGAGCGCCGAGGCACCAGTGTGACCTTCTTGCCGTCGGTCAATGTCTTCGGTCGCATCGACTTCAGCTACGACATCCTGGCGCGCCGACTGCGGGAGCTGAGTTTCCTGAATAGCGGTGTGACCATCACCCTCATCGATGAGGCGAATAACAAAAAGGATGTGATGCGCTACGAAGGCGGGATTCGCGCCTTTGTTGAACACATCAACCGCGCGCGGAATCCCCTGCACCCCACCATTTGTTACTTCACCGAGACGCGGGAAGACTCCACTGTGGAAGTTGCCTTGCAGTGGAGTGATAGCAGTCATGAAGGCGTGCAGTGCTTCACCAATAACATCCCGCAACGCGATGGTGGAACGCACCTGATGGGCTTTAGGGCCGCACTCACGCGGGTGATGAATCAGTACCTCACCAGCTTAGGTTTGACCAAAAAAGAAAAGATTAATCCCACCGGAGACGATTCCAGAGAAGGCCTCACAGCCATCGTGTCGGTGAAAATTCCAGATCCGCAATTTTCTTCGCAAACCAAAGAAAAGTTGGTCACTGACAGCGTTCGCTCCTTGGTTGAGTCGGTCGCGTATGACCGCATCAAACAGTACCTAGAAGAGAACCCGCGAGATGCGCGCGTGGTTGCGGACAAAATTGTCGTTGCGGCCAGGGCGCGGGAAGCGGCGCGCAAAGCTCGAGAGCTGGCGCAACGCAAAGGGGCTTTGGATATTGCCGGTTTGCCTGGGAAATTGGCCGACTGCCGCGAACGTGACCCGGCCAAATCCGAACTCTTTATCGTCGAGGGTGATTCGGCAGGAGGAAGCGCCAAACAAGGTCGTGATCGGCACTTCCAGGCCATCTTGCCCTTGAAAGGTAAGCCGCTCAATGTTGAGAAGGCGCAATTTGAACGGATCCTGAAATCTGAGGAAATCGCCACCTTAATTACGGCCTTAGGCTGTGGAATTGGTCCAGATCAGTTCGATCCCGATAAGCTGCGCTATCACCGCATCATCATCATGACCGACGCCGACGTGGATGGCGCCCACATCCGCACGCTGCTGTTAACCCTGCTCTACCGTCAGATGGGCGAGCTCATTGAGCGTGGTCATGTGTACATTGCCCAGCCACCTCTATATCGGGTAAAGATTGGCAAGAGTGAGCGTTATGTCAAAGATGATCAGGAGTTGGAAGACTTCCTCTTGGAACTCACTGGTCAGAACTTCCGCATTGAGCATTCTGCTGAAGGGACCATTACTGGCAACGCTCTTATTGATTGGCTGCGTGCCTACAAGCGCAGCGAGGGTTTAATTCAGCGTATGGGCCGGCGCTACGATGAAGACGTTGCACGCGCCTTACGTGGGCTGCCGATGTTGAACGAGCCTGATTTCGTGAATAGCGATGTGGTGCATGCGTGGGCAGAGCAGTTGCGGCAGGTGATGGCAAGCCTTCCTGAAGCCGGTGTGCAATATGAGGTGCAAGCGCACCCTGCTGCGAGCGGGCAGCCATTGGAAATTGTGACCACTCGGATGGCGCACGGCAGCGAGTACACCGTGATTTGGCCTCAGGAGTTCTTTGAAAGCGCGGAGTATTCGCGACTTGTCACTACTGGCCAGAGCCTGGATGCGCTGTGGCAGGATGACTCCGTGATCATTCGGGGCGAACGCCGCATTGAAGCGGGCAACGCCATTGAAGCCTGTTTGCTGTTAGATAAAGAAGCCCGACGTGGATTGACGGTGCAGCGCTACAAAGGCCTCGGTGAAATGAATCCCGGCCAGTTATGGGAAACCACCTTAGACCCTGAGTCGCGTCGACTCATGCAGGTTCGCATCGAAGACGCTGAAGGCGCTCAAGATATCTTTACGACATTGATGGGAGACGAGGTCGAGCCGCGGCGCGATTTCATTGTAGAAAATGCGCTTCACGCAGTGAACGTGGATATTTAA